Below is a genomic region from Castanea sativa cultivar Marrone di Chiusa Pesio chromosome 2, ASM4071231v1.
TTGTGAAGTTTGGTTTCTTTAAGACAGACAACATCACATTTCCACTCCTTAAGTAAATTCCTCACAACAAGCAACATCTTGTTTTTCCCAAGCACACCCAAGTTTTTGGAAGAAAGCAATGCACTGACTCTCACAACAAGCAATAGGAAACCCCACATATGAACCAAAACCTTTGATCATTGCTCTCACCCATTCCGAAGGCTTCAAATCCTCCAAAGAAAATCCATCAATAAAACTCACCTCCATAACAAAATCTAAACCTCCATTAGGATCCCACAAAGTCAAAGGTGCAACAACCAAAGAACAAGTACCTAATCCCTTCTCTGTCAACAAAGGATCTTCCCAAAACTGCCTAGGTGCAACAGCATCGTTTGAGTCAAAACCCAACTCAAATAGAGGACAGAAGAAATTAGAACCCAATAGTTGTTGCCCCCGGAGCATTTCAAATAACTCCAAGACCGGAAAAGACGACAAAAGACCCACACCTGGTGGAGTGACCATAGAACCACCATTGGAGACACCGTCAGCAAGCAGATTAGCCTCAAAAATCAAACCCACGCTAGCATCGGGTCTCAGAATCACTTCCGCTGCTTCTCTGCTTCATGGATGACCGAGTCACATAAACCAAAAGAAACAACCTCGAATATAAGACCTACACCATCGCCGAAGCTCGAAAGCACTACCTCCAACCTCACTTCAGCTTCGTGCAATAGTTTGGCCGAGCCATCAAACCCACACAACCTTCACGTGAGAGACACACCATTTCCTCTGTTTGGCTTTTATATTTCCGAGGACCCAAACTCACAAAGGATGTTGAGATGGGCTTTAAGAAGCCCCGTCACTATATTTAAGGGAAGAACAACTATAGTGGGTTGTTTATTATTAGCCCACGCAACAGTCCGCTTGCCTTCACCCGATAAAGAAGTTGAAATTTTAAACCCAAAGTGGGCCTGGGTCCATTTCACACTGGTTTGATGTAAAGGTCTACTAGATTTTAAATGAGTAATAAACTTTGAGTAAACTAATCAAATCCCCAGATCTCTCATGCTGATTAACATGGCCAGAAATTTTAGGGAACTAATCAAATCCTAAATTCTTATGATCTTTTAAAACTTTCCAAACTTGAGAATTTTGATTGCTAACGGATTtgaaaaatccaccaccaccgGCCACCACCTCTTTCCCCAACCTAGAAGCTTTTTTCCCCAAGAAGAACTCACACAGTCTCATTTCAAGTGAAGCCCAACCACCCTTCTTTGACTCCCGCTGGAGCCCAAAGACAACCACGTCTTGCACTATTGTGATACTCAGAgatttccacacaaaaaaaccaCCCAAATTTGATCAACTAGTTATCTCCAAGATTTTTTAATTCTCACACATTCTTTTGAATGCTAAAATTCCAACAAGATAATTCTGCTAAACAAGCAATGATCCAATCCAAACCCAACCTTCCCACAAAATAAAGCCATGCTACTCATCCCGACGTTCATGAATAGCATAGGaatctattttaccaccaacAAAAACTGAAGAAAAAACCTTAGAATTAGGTTTGAGGGTTAGGCTTGGGCTGAGAGGAAGGAAGAGAGGGAATTAGGTTGATTTATGGGGGAGACATGTTTGGTGGAGCTTTGTGTGGGGGAGGCTTGCTTTGTGGAGGAAGGGATAGcagtattgtttttttttttttataagtaaaaagtttattgaaataaaaaaaggggcacaccctagtacacagggagtgtacaaggggtcatacaattaagaacaaaaattacaagaatctaagaaatcaagaaaagataaaaatgattggTTCTGCAAAGTAGCCAAGCAATCcattaaagttctaaagaaaaataacttcaaGTCTGATATGgatctctccttatcttcaaagcaccAACTATTTTGCTCCCTCCAAAGGCACCACAATAAGCAATGAGAAACCATCAACCATATATACCCATTTTGATGACAGCCAAATCTGTGCCAACATGCTGGAAGCCCTACTACAAACTGCAGCATAACCCAAATCACTCCAAACAAACCGAACACCATAGCCCACATATCCATTGCAACCgaacaatgaagaaaaagatgatcaaccgattcaccattacacttgcacaagtagcaccaatccaatatccaaaccttcctttttcgtaaattgtcaatcgttaagcatttccctaaagcagcagtccaaacaaagaaagctacTCGAGAATGAATCTTCTgtttccaaatgcttttccaaggaaaGCAATAATCATTAGAGCCCACTAAGAGATTGTAATAATCCTTAACCGTGAAGCCCTTCTCTCTATCAGATTTCAGCACATCTTATCCTCACCAAACTCTCTCACCAAAGCACCATATATAGTATCCATGAAACCGGCCAGTGCCTCTAGTTCTcgagcatgcacacccctaaagaaacttacatcccAAAACAGGATTCCATTATCAAACTTCATAATCTCAACCACACTAAACTCCTGATCTTggcaaaatctaaacaattcaAGATAGCTGACTGCAAGAGATGTTTTGCCACACCAACGATCTTGCCAAAATTTCACCCTAGACCCATCCCCATATCATATAGAATGTGGCGAAAAAAAAAGACCAGCCCcaactaatatttttccacaagcCAACACCATATGGACCATTTATAGGCCCAGTACACCAGCTACCCCATCCACAGCCATGTTTCACCGCCATCACTTGCCTCCAAAGGGCAGCCCTCTCCatcccaaatctccatagccACTTTCCAAGCAAAGCTTCATTAAAAAGTTTTGCCTTCCTTATCCCCAAACTACCCGAATCAATGGGAGTGCAGACAATAGCCCATTTAACTAAATGGAATTTTGGTTCATCACCAATGCCACCCCATAAGAAATTCCTCTGAAGTTTCTCAATTCGATTAGCCACAGCAGCAGGAATAggaaataaagatagaaaataagcGGGTAAATTAGATAgtgtttttaattaaagtgactctacctcccttggataagtacaaatattttcatcctgCTAATCTCCGTTCTATCTTCTCCAGAATTGGATTCCATATTGTCTTATCCTTGAATTTAGCTCCCAAAGGAAGGCCTAAATATTTCATTGGAAGAGTACCTTGTTTACAGCCAAGGACATTCAACAATTAGTCAAAATTATGCACCATACCAACAAGAACTAACTCTGACTTGCCCAAATTTATCTTTAGACCAGAAACCACCTCAAACCAAATGAGAATCATATGGAGAAACAAAACCTGATCCAgatcagcatcacaaaaaattaaagtgtcGTCTGTAAAGAGAAGATGAGACACCGCCAAATAGGGGTGTGCAGAAAACCCACCGACCCGCCAAACCCGACCCGACtcgacccgacccaacccaacctgcCGGGTAgggtcggtttttagggcttggtgggttgggttgggttataaataaataaataaaatttgcaaCAGATcgagttgggtttgggtcataaaattataaacccgccaaacccaacccaacccacccatattttaatatatatttaaaatatattatatatttaataaatatttttttaagttaaaacccAGCTAGAGAGCACTTCATCAATTCcaacaaacatatataatataaaatcctattactttctttaatatatattcaaatatattatataattaataaaaaaaatatgggttcaatttaataataataataaaaaaatgtccaacccatgggttcaacccgacccgacccaacccgacccgcatgggttgggttggacataTGTGATGGGTTGAATTGGGCCGGGCCAAATTTTTTTgtacccaccatggtgggttgggtcaaaaaattctctcaacccgacccatgcacactCCTACCACCAAAGATCTTCCCTCTAAACGACCTACACCAAAGTCTGACATGTGACCATTATGGATAGCTTTATCTAACATTCTCCTAAGAGCTTCCATAACCAAGACAAACAGCAAAAGGGACAAAGGGTCACCTTGTCTCTCAACCCCCTTGAGCTCTCCAAAAACCCACGAGGAAAGCCATTTATCAAAATAGAGAAGCGAACTAtagatatacaaaagaaaatccactaCCTCCATTTAGCAAAGAACCCACTCCGTTCTAGTAACTGCATAAGAAATCCCCAGTTGACATGATCAAAAGCCTTCTCAACATCTAATTTGCAAAGTATCCCTGGCAAACCAATTTTCACTCTACTGTCAAGGCATTCATAAGCAATAAGCACAGGGCCAAGAATCTTCCTATTCCTCACAAAAGCATTCTGTGAAGATGAAATTATATCTTCCATGACCATGCAAAATCTGGTGGCTAAGACCTAAGCAATGATTTTATAAACCCCCGCCCCCCTAACAAGACTAATGGGGCGAAAATCCTTGACTTcaattgttgagttttttttagggatgagagTGATGAAAGCGGAGTAGGATGGGATGGTTGGAGAACTTGACCAAGATGATTAGGCCAATAAAAAGgctttggtaaaaatacattatGTAGAAAGAAGGGTGGTTGTGTTGGGTAGGGTAGAATGCAGGAGGGACCAAAAGGGTAAAAGGGGTGGAAAGGAATGGATAGGTGGAGTAGAGGGGGTTGTGTATATGGAGCAGAGTGAGAAGGTGGTGGTGGATAAGGTTGTGTATGCGGTGTTGTTGGTATTGAAGATTAACTTAGGCAAGTCAAAGTTGGTACTAGTGGTCGTTTTGAGCAGCATAGGGGAATTGGTGGCTATGTTAGGATGTCAATAGCCAATGCTTGTTAAAGAATTGGGTTTATGTTGATGTAATGGCCTAAGAGGCCCAATTATGTTGTAAGCCCTTAGGCTCCATATATACCCTGTTAAGGGTTCACTATAATTGTTGTCTTGAGTATACAGTAAAGATGTGACTGCTAGGGCtttattttatgaatgtagGCTATTTGGCTGAACCATgtactcccttgtttttttctctctttcttactTTTGCTtctctatatttatttattctcgTCTTTAACCCTTCCAATGAAATATTTGGGTCTCCCCTTGGGTGATAATTTCAAGGAGAGGATAATTTGGAATCTTATTCTTGAGAAATTGGAGCAGAGATTGGCAAGGTGGAACGTTTCATATTTATCAAAGGGGGTAAGGTAATATTGATTAAAAGTAGTCTTGCAAAACATAATCCACTTACCCACACAGCCGAAGcataaaaataaggaaatcCCAACTAACATGACCATAAGCTTTCTCCACATCTAACTTACACAACACCCCTGGAACCCCTACCTTTAGTCTACTATCTAATCAATTCATTAGCAATTAAGATGGAATCCAAAAAATCTGCCTACCTTTCACAAAAGAATTATGAGACTTGGAAATAATTCCGAAGCATCATCCTCAACCTATTAGCCAACACCTTAGAAATAACTGTTATATATTTCAACCGACTCTTGAGGATATATAAAGTAACATCATCAACTTCATCTTCAGAGCTTGCTGAAGAGTGAAGACAGTAAATAAAACAACATCATAGGAAGAGTTTTCACCTGGTGAATAATATTCCGTTGCTTGATCCCATCACTAGCCATCATGAACCTGTAGAAAACAAGACAATGAAAGCATCTATGAAAAAAGCTGCAAATAATAGAGCGACtgctgcttctttttttttgataagttaatgGAGCAACTGCATATATCATATCCAAACCAGAAATAGGATCATGAATGCCCTTGGAGAAAATAGATGATTGCTTACAGCATTGCAATGTAATGCAAACAGTGCATTGAAAGTATAAATGATGTCATGTGATAAGAGAAACATTCTAGGGTTAGGTATCTGCACAATGTATTAACTTCTTTTTGGATAACAATGATGTCGTAAAGCCTTTTCAAGCTCTCTCCCTCACAATCTATATAtcaaaacaagtctaactgtTACCAAATAGGCTGTACCCAATACACAAAGCATATATAACGAAGATCATTACCATAATTTTCTTGGTCATAGCAAGCACATATatcacaaaaatataaaaggagTTGGAATTGCAAAGAACTTCGATAAGAAGCTTCGAAGTACTATAGTTGCAGTACAGCCATGAGTAAGTTGCATCAATAACTGGTCTGTAAGCTATTTCATTGATTGGCACATCAAAACCAATTAGAAGTTATAGAATCAACTTTAAACAATTAGTATCACTATGATTAAACAAGTGTCAAGATGATATaatggcaaagattaaaaccAAATGATGTAAGAAACCTACGGAATTTGAGCTCCATTATCTTCTTTTCCTGGTGCCAACTGTTTGACCAGTGGAGATAAGTCCTTCTGGAGAGATGCCAAAACttagattttagaaaataaatgcaGCCAATGGATGTTGCAAATATAATCCACGtcctttttggattttttgataagtaaaaaaatagcaaattaattttcattttgcaGTCACatcttttttacaaattgaaaGAACATATTACCTGAATATCATCCATGCTAGCATTATTGTGGCAGGTGTCTAATAAAACCTTCATTTCACACAAAGTTTCATTTAGGCATTGTAATTATAacgatctttaattttttttcttttcttttaaaataggaaaaaaaaaaggatctccAAAATACAATTGCTAAGCAGAAGGTACCATTATGAGACGAGCAGCCTTTGAGCTTTCAACTACCATCCATTGTCCTTCTTCTGAAGAGAATAGCCAGTCATGAGCCCGTGTCTGAAATCTAACATTCCGTTACATACTTCAAGCAGAAGAACAAAATGATAATGAGTGCAAAAAAACCCAAGAGCGTACAGGGGTAGTCTACTAAAATCAACAGGTCAAGACAATGATGCATGGTAAGTACAaccaacaagaaaaataaataaagaagcaTAAGTAGAAAAAACCCAAAGCATTTATCCACTCAAATAAAGTATGGAGGAATGAAGTCTTCAATTCATGAGTCTATCTCCCACCAAATACCACATGAGACAGTGGGATATCATGCTCCAAATCACCACAATTTCTGTTTTTTCTTAACTTACCCAACTAGCTAGATAGGAAGTACACAACTCTTCTTGGCATAACCCACTGAACCCCAAAAagtgaaaatattatatttcaCACAGGCAATGTAAAAACAGATGATCAATAGTTTCCCCATCCCTCTTACACATGCAACACCAGTGAAGCACAACTATCAGATCTCTCCACAAATTATCAGTAGTTAAAATCATGTAAATAAGAGCTCATATTAGGTTCTGCTGAATATTGTCACTTTTTACGAAAAAAATTAGGTAAAACAAATTTGGTTCAACTTAACAATGAACATAACCAATTCTGATGTGCCATCTTATGACATGATGCATAAATGGaactaacaaatattaaaatttttaaaacctaTAATTCTTCATTGGTATTTTGAAGAAATTCAATGGTTTTATTGGAGAGGGAGGTGGGGGCACAACAGGCATAAGAATGACCCCAGCCAATTTCCTTGAACTTGATAACTTATAAGCAATGCTTCTTTTTACTTAGATAAATGAGGATGTCAGCTTCCAATCAAACCATAATTGGACAAACAGATTCTATCCAATTTCAGTAGCAcgacaaaagcaaaaacatagtaataaaataaaattatgtgttGCACTATCCCACAAGTGTTTGGATCTAATAGATATGCTAACACAGACCTTAGGCACAATAAAAACCCCACAATGGTACATGAATGAACCAGAATGCTGCCGAGCATCAAGAAGTATGGCTCTATAACTAAAAAGAGAGCCCCCTTGTCCACCCAAAGTAAGCTGGAACCGACGACCTTGGCAAAGCTTTGTGAGATCCCCTTTCGCTCCAAGTTGCAGGTCTTCAAGTGAGTACAATATATGGGAACCATTGGAGTATCCTCTTCGAATTTGGTTCTCATTTTCAAGAGCTTCATTGATTCCGCAAGCCTAAAAACAAATCAATCAGATTCaattaaagctttaaaaaaaattagaattcccaattttgattaattaagtTTACGCTAACTCCCTACTAACTTGATGTTTAAAAAAGTCTTAACGCAAACCTAAACATGTTGGACTGCTGTTATGTTTCattgtgtaaaataattttgagcATATGTCATACATTGCTAATGAAAAAGTTTTATTATCGTCCAGAAAAGAATGCAAGCAAGTTATTGTACCTGAACTCCACTGCAATCAAGAGAATCACTATTGAACAATGCTGTTATCTCGTACAACGTACTAGACATCTCTTTCTCGGCAACTACCATAAATGTTTGAAGGCTAGGCTTTCTGGATGGTTTCTGAGTCTGAGGTATGGCCTCAATAATCATTTTCCACCCGAATCTCAACTTAGAGAAGAGCAAACCTGAAAAGAATGGAATAGGTAAAGCAAGCACCatctaatattatattattttagggAATAGGTAGGAAGGAAGCAGCAAGTGATAAAGTTTTGGTACGAATGCAATGAATTAATGACTGATTTCCTCAATAGGTGAGTCAATACAGATACATGGGAAAATGGAATAGAGATGTGAACTAAAATAAGAAAGCAAggtaaaagaaaacaacaaagagtACCTAAAACATGAGACTCAGCCAAGGTAAGGCAAATAAATTTTCCCCCAGATTTCAGAATTCTCATAACCTCAGATAAATATTGAATCCCGAGCTTAGGGCCAAGTTGTGGCTCCATCAAAGCATCGAGTCCACCTTTATCAACAACAGCATCAAAAGTCTCATCCATGAACTGTATTGTCGTGATGTCCATaagtaaattttatatatatatatataaataaatcatcaatttttagatcaaaattattattattattattattagacaGACCTGCATTGTCGTGATGTCCATAACGCGCCACCGCATTTCAGGGCGTTGACGGACGTTGCGGCGCAACATGTCGGAAATGACAACCTTGGAAAAGTCGATGTTGGTGATGGCCTTCAAGGCGGCATCGTCGTACAGGTGCTCGGAGAGACGAGAGTTGCCACAAGCAGGAACCAGTATCTGCATATTCGGCTGATGTtcacgttgttgttgttgttgttggaggTGGGACAATAGTGGGCCTCTGAGCTCGGCCCACTCCGCATACCACTCGAAGGAGTCATCGCTGCCTCGGATACTGAAGAACCTGTCCCAGTTCTCCTTGCTCGTGAAGTCCCCTAGAGTCTCCAAAAGCTCCTCcccttgcttttttttttccatcttgcCCTTTTCACTCTCCCAACTTCACCTACTTCTTCTTCCGGGTTTTCTCTCTAGGGCTTTCGATTCGTTCTGTGAGCTAGTGTTTCGCaactctaatttttttcctttaataattGACGAAAATGAGATCTTTCTGTTCAATTTTTAGCTTTACCCgtggtatttttattttatatagccTTGTTCAATAagttatttttagttaaattatttaAGTGTTGCGGAGATATGTGTAGATTAAAAAAGTATTTCAGAAATATGTGTTATGGTATTTAAAGAAATACTGAAAAGTGTTGTTTAAGCAACAATACTAAACAGGtcttagagcacttgcagcagtggaactaaatagctatatagctattttagtttcaccaaaacaccaaaaagaactACGCAGTggtaaatctatatttttttaaatttcattcttctgctacagtgcacatctatagatagatgtgcactgttcatgagagctaaaaaaaattaattttttattttgtgttcacattatctttttattgtggtgtttttattgtagtgagatgttttattttattgtgatagatatattattttattgtgatgtttatattattttattgtgttgaaatctaaaatagattcactgctgcagcatgtgtgtaggtaaaatagatataGTAACTTTTgatggagctaaattgctaaatttttagctccactactgtggatgctcttatgcAGATTATATAACGTGGGAGAGACTTGACAGAGCAGTGGCTAATAAtgattggttttaaattttttcaggACCAAAAATCCGTTACTTGTATGTTACAACACCATATCATAAAGCTTTGTGGATAGTGCCTGAGGGTATGAAGTGTAGTTCTCAAAAACCTTTTTGGTTTAAGCAAATGTGGATGATGGATCAAGGCTGTAGCAACACAGTAGAAGCTGTTTGGAGGAAAGACGTGGATGAGTCTTGGGATATATACAAAAATCATTACTAAGATTAATAATGCGGTAGAGAGCTTACACATTGGAGTAGGCAGGTTTTTGGTAATGTGAAGCATGAActtgagaagaaaagaaaacaactgATCCAGGCAGAAAAAATAGCAATCAATGGGGGTGGGGGGAATTCAAGTCTCATGAAATGGTTGGAAGGTGAAATAAACTTGCTGCTAGATAAGGAAGCTATTATGTGGCAGTAAAGATCAAAAGTTATATGGTTAAAAGATGGAGATAAAAACACCATGTTTTTCCACAGTAAAGCTTCTCAGAGATGACTAAGAAACTACTTTATGATGCTTCCAGCAACTAGTGTACTCATCAACAATAGATAAATAATACCATTGTGAACTTTTATACAAACCTGTTCACCACTAGCAGACCCAAAAATTTTGAGGAAGTAATTGACGTTATTCCTAAAGTGGTAACAGCCAAGATGAATGCAACCCTCACTTTGAAACAAATGGCCTCGTTAAAGGTTCCTAGACCCAATGGTATGCTTCCCTTATTCCATCAAAATTATTGGTCTTTACTTGGCAATGATGTACACAATCTGTTTTGCACTATTTAACTGCAGGTTCTTTACCTGCTGCCCTTGGTCATTCTTTTGTTACTTTAATTCCTAAAGTGAAAAACCCATAATTTGTGTCGTAGTTTAGACTGATCAGCTTGAGTAACATTTTGTACAAAGTTTTTTCTAAAGTCTTGGCTAATGGACTGAAGAAAATAGTGCCTCAGCTTATCTTAGAACACTAAAGTGCATTCCAACCTAATCGCTTGATCTTAGATAATATCATGGTAGCGATTGAAACCCTGCATTACATGAGGAATTATAGTGTTGGTAGGACAGGGTACATGGCCTTAAAGCTGAACATGAGTAAGGCTTATGATGGGTTGAATAGCAATTTATGGAGAAAGTTACGAGGAAGATGGGTTTTGATACAGGTGGGTGAATCTTATGATGAAGTGTATTACCATTGCCTTCTATTCCATTCTAATTAATGGAAAGCCTCATGGAGATATCAAGGCAAGCAGAGGCTTGATACAAGGGGACTCACTCTCCCCATACTTGTTCCTCATGTGTACCGAGGGACTTCATGGTCTCATTAAAAAGGCAGCAAGCAATGGTGATATTAGTGGAGTCTCTTTATGCCGAAATGGACCCAAACTAACACATCTACTTTTTGCAAATAATAGTTTGATTTTTTGCAAGGCTGAAAAAGATGAGTGTTAAAGTTGCTAGATGTTTTGGCGACCTATGAGAGAGCCTTGGGGTAGCAAAtacaaaaagcaaaaacaacacTTTTTTTCAGCAAATCAACCACATCAGATATGCAAGAAGTGATTAAAGAGGCTCTTGGGGTATAGGTGGTTCAACAATATGAAaagtatttgggtttttcttcctttgtcgataggagaaaaaaggaaagtttTGCTCATCTAAAGCAATTGATATGGAAGAAATTGCAGGGGTGGGAAGTTTAACTTTTATCATAAGCGAGATGAGAAGTTTTGATCAAAGCAGTTGTAGAAGCTCTCCCTACATATATGACGTCTTGCTTCAAGTTGCCAGTCACTCTATGTCATGAGATTGAAGCTTTGATTCAAAGAATGTTTTTTGGGGACAATGTGGGGATGCTAGGAAGATACATTGGGTGAAGTGGTAGGATATGTGTAAGCCAAAGTCACAAGGTGGAATGGGCTTCAAGGATTTCTCACGATTCAATGATGCACTTTTGGCAAAACACACTTGGAAACTCCTTCATGATCACCAATCTTTATTTTATCTAGTTTTCAAAGCCACATTTTTCTAAATTGTGGTGTGATGGAAGCGAAGGAACCAAGTTGTAATGcctcaatttgattgattgtgtgatgtgtgtgtgatgagtcccataTTAGACATATACTGGGTTGAActaggctttattaacaactacaaagaGTCTAGCATATGCATCGAAAAGTATCTTAAGGGGTCGTGATATAATTAAAAGAGGTGTTGCAGGGAGGATTGGGAATGGGAATTCAGTTTGTATACGGGGTGATAATTGGCTATTGGGGAAGTGAAACAATAAAATCATCTCACCTGCTCTTGATAGGGAAGACACTGCCATGGTTAACTCCCTAATTAATCAGACCAACCGGGTGTGGAAAGCAGAtctcattaattctttttttttttttttgaatgggaagctacaattataaaaataaaaaataaaaaaaataaaaaaaacataccaTTTTGTCGATCTGTACAAGATGATGTTTTGATTTGGCCATTTAGCCCGGATGGAGAGTACACAATCCAAACCGACTACAAGTTTCTGGAGAATTTGTACCAAGCTAGTAAACCAGGCCCCTCCAACTCCACCAACTTGCAACCATTGTGGAAGAAAATATGGAGTTTGAAAGTCCCTAGGAAATTTTAAAATCTGGTATGGTGTACTTGTAAAAATTTGTTGCCCACTAAGACAGATTTGGTTAAACACCAAATTGTTACAAGTGGGATGTGTGAGATATGCAAGCTCTAACCTGAAGACACTGCTTATGCTTTATATCGCTAcccaaaatggaaaaataatcATC
It encodes:
- the LOC142624463 gene encoding uncharacterized protein LOC142624463, which translates into the protein MEKKKQGEELLETLGDFTSKENWDRFFSIRGSDDSFEWYAEWAELRGPLLSHLQQQQQQREHQPNMQILVPACGNSRLSEHLYDDAALKAITNIDFSKVVISDMLRRNVRQRPEMRWRVMDITTMQFMDETFDAVVDKGGLDALMEPQLGPKLGIQYLSEVMRILKSGGKFICLTLAESHVLGLLFSKLRFGWKMIIEAIPQTQKPSRKPSLQTFMVVAEKEMSSTLYEITALFNSDSLDCSGVQACGINEALENENQIRRGYSNGSHILYSLEDLQLGAKGDLTKLCQGRRFQLTLGGQGGSLFSYRAILLDARQHSGSFMYHCGVFIVPKTRAHDWLFSSEEGQWMVVESSKAARLIMVLLDTCHNNASMDDIQKDLSPLVKQLAPGKEDNGAQIPFMMASDGIKQRNIIHQVISPLSGPVIVEDVVYENVDVDVRLLPSGDLIFRRLIFERTRSLVQSEALLAKEGSEKINQIERKKTSSSSKSKRRGPKEIIELSNQLKVYHSYLASAYHRGIISGFVLISSYMESVVSTGKTVKTLVIGLGAGLLPMFLHECIRFLHIETVELDPVILNLARDYFGFTEDKGLKVHIADGIQYVREIANSVEANAVSAFHGNGDTSCTSNCPPNENCMAYHLEGRGTTKVDIVIVDVDSSDSSSGLTCPAADFVEESFLQIVKDSLSEQGLFVINLVSRSSAVKDMVVSRMKAVFSHLFGLQLEEEVNEVLFALRSESCIGEGCLPEAALKLGKLLKFKHPEMSQRILDGTKKVRYLK